The Podospora bellae-mahoneyi strain CBS 112042 chromosome 7, whole genome shotgun sequence genomic sequence GGAGATCgcaaaggagaaggaggagctgcgACTCAAACTTGAGCAGGAGCGCCAGGCCGCCCGAGAAAGAGAGGCCAAGGAAGCTCAAGAGAGGAAAGAACGTGAAGAGCGTCTGACTCGACTGCgaaaggaaagagaggagCGCCtcaagagggaggagcaagcccgcaaggaaaaggaagagagggagcagAACGAACGGAGAGGGACGTCATACGCCTACTCGTCTGTCGGTGAGAAGACGAGCATGTGGCCCAATGGTAAACCACCCAGCGTTGCTCCCTCAGAATCTGCTTGGTCagccccaactcctccaagAGCTGcttcaccgcctcctccgtctccaaCAAAGCCTGCACCATCGCCAGTTCCACCCAAGCATACATCCATTCCTCGGCCAGCACCAGCtgccccaacaccaccaccagctgccCAATCCCAGTACCAGCCCCCGCCACAGAAGCAGCCTACCCCCAAGCCAGCAGCATCGTCAACAGGTACAGCAGATGAATACTCGTTCCGACCGTACGACACGCCGAAGAAGTCGCGGAAGAAGTCAGAAACTGATTTCTCCGAGTCTTCCTATGCCCACTCGGCCTCGACCGCGAGAACCACgcccccgccgccgatgaGAGAGCCATACACAACCAACGACCCGAACAAGATCGTCATTCGAGCCGTGTACGCCTACCTCAACGAGTTTTCCAAGACGCCGGCGCAGCAGCTTATCTCGGGCATCAAGCCTGTCACGGACGGTCTCATTCTGCGAATCACGAGCGCGGGACTGTTCGTCGATGACGACGTACGAGGCGTGGCACAAAGGGAGTGGGACGTCAAGGCCTGGACTCTTAAGCAGATCGAGATCTGGTGTCCCACCCACGCGCAGAATGCCTCCGCTTCTAGTGCCCCAGGTTCGATCCCTACCAATcaccccttcttcaagaccATGCCTACCCGTCCCCGCGCTGCTGAGCGTGGTGCGACCAAGGTAATGATTGGCGAAGAGGCGCTGGAGTATCTAAGTGAGTTCTCGCGATGTTGCAAGGGTACGTGTCGCCGTGGCCAGGCCTCGGCTGGTGGACCTCCGGCTAGGGGGCTGCATCTTGTCCGGGCCACGCAGAGGGATGCTGGTGGCAAGAGATACCTTTttgtggtggatgaggaggagggatggaaGATTGCCGATGGCATCGCGGCCCTCAGGGGCAGTGGCCAAGTCAGAGCGCTTGGTGTGGCTGGTTTCAGCAGCCTTGAGTCGAGGACAGTGCTGGACTCGCTCGGTTTCCATCAGTAGAGGAAGCCTCGTGTTTCGACATTGTCTCTCTCGCCAACACCGTTGCATCCGCACCTACAACTTCAGCCACACTTCACCAGTACATATTACTGTTCATTCGTTTGCATTTGATTATTGTTTCGGCGACCAGACGCACGCATATCATACCCCAAAAGTACGGCGAGCATATTTTTGTCGATTGAGATACCACCTTGCGAGTTTTTACGGAGGATAATTGGAGGAAGACAGGGGATGCAGGATATGGAACATCTTTGAGGGAGTAAATCACCTGTTCAGTTGTGGAACGACGAGTGAGATGTTGTGtggacatgatgatgggatgatgatgtatgTGTGAGGATGTTTTCTGATGGAACGAgttgaaaaagaaagagTGAAACCAACCCAACTCATTTTTTGGCATGGATGGCAGCATTCGGTGCATATGAGGAGCGGAGAGAGACATTCTTGCATGTGATGCATAGTTATCTTCTTGTGCCTGACCTACTACATGGTGTGTCTTTGAGGTGACGGAATACAATCTTTAATAACCCCTTCCTGGCTTTCACCTTGGACCATATCATCACATTACGAAATGGCTGGTGTCTGTTTTTGAGACAACCAAATATGTACTATCGAACTAGAACCATGCTTACTACCTATCCAATCCCATATGCAAAAATCCCATCCTACCCTGTTCCCTAGAAGATGCGAAACCTAAATAGGAAGCGTACtataccccctcccctgatGCCTCTTACTCCCATCCATAACCCCTAGCATGTGCACCTCCGGCGGCCTCGCATAATCCCCATACCCATCCGCCATGGAAAACGCCCCCGAGACGACATGATGCCTATGCTCATACTCAAAAAAGTCCAGatccgcatcctcctccacagtaGTAGTAGTATGATGATTACCGTTCCTATCCCCATCCCTCTGATGCGTCCCCCCAGAGAGCAAGTCGTACTGATCTGAACTCCtcacttcttctcctcctcctcctcctcctcctcctcctccgccgccgccggtgacctcctcctcagcagcagtggtGGCATCCCTAGGCATCCAAacctttggcttcttcctcccatacctccccttcaccctcctccaccacctccccacccccctttccctatatttcctcctcccactcccatcgTCATACCCCTCATCAAACGAAGCCAGGTATTGCTCAAACAGCTCGGGCACAACAACACTATGGATCACAACCCTAGCCCCAAAATCCACCGCGTGCCCCACAAACGCCCAGGCGATAAACGCCCAGTCTAGCACTTGCACCCCCCTTTGCGCAGCCCGGGAGAAGGTGTACAGCACCACCAGAGTGATATGCAGCACATTCCACAccagcctcacctccaccccggcAAACACAAACATCTGTATCAGAAACAGCGAGTGAAGGATCAGCTTAGCGATAATcgccatcttggccaggggcgcaagaaaagaaaacattgTTGCGCAGATTGCGATGCCAAAACCTACACACCCCGAGGCGACGAGGCCGTCGAGGGCTGTGACTGACAAATGCGCCGTCACCGGGGTGAGGGcgtcggagagggagggccgggtggggagggggtgggggtaAGTGGGTGGTTCCCGTTCGATGATCAGCTGCCATGTTTCCGGGAGGGGGACTGAGGcaagggtgggaaggggtgctTGTTTTTCCTCTCGGCGGAAGGACGGGCTGATGGGGGtcgaaggaggggggaggcgggtGACGGTTAGAGGGCAGTCGTAGACTGTCCTCAAGAGGCCGCGGGGGTGACGCTGGAAAGCGGTGGATATGTTTTCGTCCGACGAGAGATCGGGGGGTTTGGAGTGGTCGTACGTGTCTTCTTCTACGAGCTCAAACGACTTTTCGTACGTAGCTTCGAGGGCGTGGTAGTAGAGCTTTTTGACGTTGGTGACCACACGACGGACTCGAAACAAAGCGCCGGGGTAGGATTGTGCTGGGCTGGCGGCAAGGCCGGCCATGtcgttgttttgttttgtgttgagggggttgtcgAGCTGGATGGCTATGCAATAGGGGCCAATATCAGGGGCTGCAAAGGCGTCTgtttcgccttcttctcggtGAATTTCGACGGAATATTGATCGCCTGTTGTGGTGTCGTGGACGGTGAAGGCGCAGCTCGAAAAGGGGTCAGGTGGGCCAGTGCATACCAGTACTGCCACCTTGGTTCGACTGACAGTGTTATTAGGGAGGTATAAGTCGTTTTTGACGTTGCGCAGATTGGTAAATGTTGACCCAAAGGTGAGTTTCTGTTTTGCTGGGTATAATGGCACCCAACGATCTCTGTGGTTCTTTGATGGCCTCTGCCTTGGTCCGTTCATGTTGAAGAATAACGACATGGGCACGCCATCCATGCTCCTCAATATACATGCCATCCGGTCGGCTGACTTGTTCAGCCTCATGAGTGGCTCCGTGTTGAAGCCAAGCAGGTTCGCGATTATAAGATGCTTGTCGCCTGGAACCGTAGTTGCCCTCTCGCTCAGTTCGTTCCACACCTGTACAAACAATGTGCAAAAGTCAGGCGCCAGCGTCTCTCTCCCATGCGCGGCCTTGACCGGCTTGACACCGTTCGCAAATGATGACCGGAACTCGTGGTTCAGGCACCGGGTCAAACTAGCCACCATGACCAAGCTGATATCCCTTCCCATGCCTGCTGTTGAACCACTGTTCATCAGTTGTAATGGCTCATGGTTGGTCTTGCCGGGTATTCTCCTCTTGACCCAGCTTACCGGTATCCCCACAAGCTCAGAAAGCCTCGACTGCTGTGGGCCCTGGGGTGGAGGAACAGCCCTCGGTTGCTTGAGCTTCGGCGAAAGCGCATTAAACGTCCCATCAGCACACTGAACCTCAACCGTATTCCCCAGCGCCGCCTCCTGAAAcgtccaactcctcccaaTCCATGGGCTCACCGAAAACCTCGCGCACTGCTCCAGCGTATCCGAGTTC encodes the following:
- a CDS encoding hypothetical protein (EggNog:ENOG503P810; COG:S), giving the protein MDFLPHPVAGVEPLDIPFVADTPFVFGTDFWDFPKLHGFGDQWASLPAPRLASLAQSWLYFGTIAEFLGRPIDYREYKVSRSVSARLLIPLLNEWLTSHAIPPKDTTKQPPPPSSLGEDGAHDPPISREARKRLIYEHARFLDAVVDLAEDFDRVSQSHVKPIPTIVLSIKVLCTTLRSVLWDLVQVDAEDMPLPWPKHEKVATLDSNGDPDISPSAQLMLDVLRLRGWCPFYARKVLTSYNYAIAYYFTRLFRLFSTETSHEGCDFEECVASNADVFSYVPRHIRYGCQCQPMGVGMDQIRGIIEDGGVPLVRLRGSLQRGIRLEVVRMTARTRFVVISHVWADGIGNANANAMPECQLRRVFGYLSKLKALREGEDAGAEFNLLSSVDTGFQTAARRRPRYFWIDALCMPPVSMGLLRMRAINKLPAVYQAADRVLVLDPNLEKISIENSDTLEQCARFSVSPWIGRSWTFQEAALGNTVEVQCADGTFNALSPKLKQPRAVPPPQGPQQSRLSELVGIPVSWVKRRIPGKTNHEPLQLMNSGSTAGMGRDISLVMVASLTRCLNHEFRSSFANGVKPVKAAHGRETLAPDFCTLFVQVWNELSERATTVPGDKHLIIANLLGFNTEPLMRLNKSADRMACILRSMDGVPMSLFFNMNGPRQRPSKNHRDRWVPLYPAKQKLTFGSTFTNLRNVKNDLYLPNNTVSRTKVAVLVCTGPPDPFSSCAFTVHDTTTGDQYSVEIHREEGETDAFAAPDIGPYCIAIQLDNPLNTKQNNDMAGLAASPAQSYPGALFRVRRVVTNVKKLYYHALEATYEKSFELVEEDTYDHSKPPDLSSDENISTAFQRHPRGLLRTVYDCPLTVTRLPPPSTPISPSFRREEKQAPLPTLASVPLPETWQLIIEREPPTYPHPLPTRPSLSDALTPVTAHLSVTALDGLVASGCVGFGIAICATMFSFLAPLAKMAIIAKLILHSLFLIQMFVFAGVEVRLVWNVLHITLVVLYTFSRAAQRGVQVLDWAFIAWAFVGHAVDFGARVVIHSVVVPELFEQYLASFDEGYDDGSGRRKYRERGVGRWWRRVKGRYGRKKPKVWMPRDATTAAEEEVTGGGGGGGGGGGGGEEVRSSDQYDLLSGGTHQRDGDRNGNHHTTTTVEEDADLDFFEYEHRHHVVSGAFSMADGYGDYARPPEVHMLGVMDGSKRHQGRGYSTLPI